Proteins co-encoded in one Granulicella cerasi genomic window:
- the rodA gene encoding rod shape-determining protein RodA, whose product MARIRYRDFDWTLLGFVLTLSLISVLEIRSATAMTKFHGFHTKQILFLLVGIALMFVASMVDYHRLLDIAYIAYGVSIVSLVAVLIPHIGQKVLGARRWINFGGGVHFQPSEWVKLVLIIAMARFLWGRAGEGKELSWKDVGKACALVLVPMALVLKQPDLGTGLTYFPVLVVGMFLGGMRARQAGIILLGLLVLGGIGFAAGKRLKPYQQKRIDAFINPDSDPKGSGYQIKQSLIAVGSGGVWGKGANQGSQTQGDFLPIPYTDFIFAAFCEEHGFVGATLVLVLYFLILVRLIQNAQTASDPPGTLLIMGLVGIMLFQIGINIGMCIGLMPVTGIPLPLMSYGGSSIIFTFLALGIVMNVRMRRFVN is encoded by the coding sequence ATGGCCCGTATACGCTACCGCGACTTCGACTGGACGCTGCTCGGTTTTGTGCTGACGCTCAGCCTCATCAGCGTGCTTGAGATCCGCTCGGCCACGGCGATGACCAAATTTCACGGCTTCCACACCAAGCAGATCCTCTTCCTGCTGGTCGGCATCGCGCTCATGTTCGTCGCGTCCATGGTGGATTACCACCGCCTGCTCGACATTGCGTACATCGCCTACGGCGTCAGCATCGTCTCACTCGTCGCCGTGCTCATCCCGCACATCGGGCAAAAGGTGCTTGGCGCACGGCGATGGATCAACTTCGGCGGCGGCGTGCATTTCCAGCCGTCGGAGTGGGTAAAGCTGGTGCTCATCATCGCGATGGCCCGCTTCTTATGGGGGCGAGCCGGTGAGGGCAAAGAGCTGAGCTGGAAGGACGTCGGCAAAGCCTGCGCGCTGGTACTGGTGCCGATGGCGCTGGTGCTCAAGCAGCCGGATCTCGGCACGGGCCTGACGTACTTCCCCGTGCTGGTCGTAGGCATGTTCCTCGGCGGCATGAGAGCGCGGCAGGCGGGCATCATTCTGCTGGGATTGCTGGTGCTGGGGGGCATCGGCTTCGCGGCGGGCAAGCGCCTCAAACCGTATCAGCAGAAGCGCATCGACGCGTTCATCAACCCGGACTCCGATCCCAAGGGTTCGGGCTACCAGATCAAGCAGTCGCTGATCGCGGTTGGTTCTGGCGGCGTGTGGGGCAAGGGCGCCAACCAGGGCTCGCAGACGCAGGGCGACTTCCTGCCGATTCCGTATACGGACTTCATCTTCGCGGCCTTCTGCGAAGAGCATGGCTTTGTGGGCGCGACGCTGGTGCTGGTGCTCTACTTCCTCATCCTGGTGCGGCTGATCCAGAACGCGCAGACGGCCAGCGACCCGCCCGGGACGCTGCTGATCATGGGGTTGGTGGGCATTATGCTCTTCCAGATCGGCATCAATATCGGCATGTGCATCGGCCTTATGCCGGTGACGGGCATCCCGCTACCGCTGATGAGCTATGGCGGCTCGTCGATTATCTTCACGTTCCTCGCGCTGGGGATTGTGATGAATGTGCGGATGCGGCGTTTTGTGAATTAG
- the mrdA gene encoding penicillin-binding protein 2 yields MELENFRREEKLPPQKLAIAQYVVAAVLLALVAGMWRLSVLGADSYRVLAEQNRVRKVPVLAPRGKIFDREGRIIVDNYPSVSCYLLREQTKNLDADMPRIAEGLHMTVDQIQAILKRYAYAPKYQPLPLKQDITPDEQAFIEAHRTELPELQTLDEQRRLYPRDGFMAHVIGYVGEVSENDLKQTRYAFYSPGDVVGKSGIEESYDEELRGQDGSRDVIVNSHGKEVGLMGQELAKPGRDLYLTIDLDLQKAAERALEGKTGAIVAMDPHTGEILAMASRPTFDPNQFAVRLSKAYWQSILDNPDHPLLNKAIQAQVAPGSTFKVIMTMAGLQENVAQNLTVSCNGGATFYGHFFGCDRHHGFVDIHNALPYSCDTYYYTLANRLGIDTMARYANSVGVGVKTGVDLPEEAAGTMPSEQWKMKVMHDKWYAGETISVGIGQGAIQATPLQMARALSGIASGGVLRRPHLVMDKELSADELSAVKQTFPGSGEKTIPLTPENWQIITDDMAGVTGPIGTAAEAHLEGVDFVGKTGTADVVSGRKKGDHNRNTIPNAWFVGMTPRRNPDIVVAVLWEHGYWGNNSAKLAAQVITAFVNKQREKAGNLVKVAAVKPQVGLGDAAPAADANSATTTPADPDAAHSPAKKDNE; encoded by the coding sequence ATGGAACTCGAGAATTTTCGCCGCGAAGAAAAGCTGCCGCCGCAGAAGCTGGCGATAGCACAGTACGTCGTCGCGGCTGTTCTGCTGGCGCTGGTCGCGGGCATGTGGCGGCTCTCCGTGCTCGGCGCCGACAGCTATCGCGTACTCGCCGAGCAGAACCGCGTGCGCAAGGTGCCGGTGCTCGCACCGCGCGGCAAGATCTTCGACCGCGAAGGCCGCATCATCGTCGACAACTACCCTTCGGTAAGCTGCTACCTGCTGCGCGAGCAGACGAAGAACCTCGACGCCGACATGCCACGCATCGCCGAAGGCCTGCACATGACGGTCGACCAGATTCAGGCGATCCTCAAGCGTTACGCCTACGCGCCGAAGTATCAGCCGCTTCCGCTGAAGCAGGACATCACGCCCGACGAGCAGGCGTTTATTGAAGCGCATCGCACAGAGCTTCCCGAGTTGCAGACCCTCGATGAACAGCGGCGTCTGTACCCGCGCGATGGCTTCATGGCGCACGTGATCGGCTACGTCGGCGAAGTCAGCGAGAACGATTTGAAGCAGACGCGTTACGCCTTCTACTCACCCGGTGACGTGGTGGGGAAGAGCGGTATCGAGGAGAGCTACGACGAAGAGCTGCGCGGACAGGACGGCTCGCGCGACGTCATCGTGAACTCGCACGGCAAGGAAGTCGGTCTGATGGGGCAGGAGCTTGCCAAGCCGGGCCGCGACCTCTACCTCACCATCGATCTCGACCTGCAGAAGGCCGCCGAGCGCGCGCTCGAAGGCAAGACCGGCGCGATCGTGGCGATGGACCCGCACACCGGCGAGATTCTCGCGATGGCCTCGCGTCCGACCTTCGATCCGAACCAGTTCGCTGTACGTTTGTCGAAGGCGTACTGGCAGTCGATTCTCGATAACCCCGACCATCCGCTGCTAAATAAGGCGATCCAGGCGCAGGTTGCGCCGGGCTCGACCTTCAAGGTCATCATGACGATGGCCGGCCTGCAGGAGAACGTCGCGCAGAACCTGACGGTGAGCTGCAACGGTGGGGCCACCTTCTACGGACACTTCTTCGGTTGCGATCGCCATCACGGTTTCGTGGACATCCACAACGCTCTGCCGTACTCCTGCGACACGTATTACTACACGCTGGCGAACCGGCTCGGCATCGACACCATGGCGCGCTATGCGAACTCTGTCGGCGTGGGCGTGAAGACCGGCGTCGATCTTCCGGAAGAAGCCGCAGGCACCATGCCCAGCGAGCAGTGGAAGATGAAGGTGATGCACGACAAGTGGTACGCGGGCGAGACGATCTCGGTCGGCATCGGCCAGGGTGCTATCCAGGCGACGCCGCTGCAGATGGCGCGCGCGCTGTCGGGCATTGCGTCGGGCGGTGTGCTGCGCCGGCCGCATCTCGTTATGGACAAGGAGCTTTCGGCGGACGAACTTTCGGCGGTGAAGCAGACCTTCCCCGGCTCGGGCGAGAAGACGATTCCGCTGACGCCCGAGAACTGGCAGATCATCACCGACGACATGGCCGGCGTCACCGGACCGATCGGCACTGCCGCAGAAGCGCATCTCGAAGGCGTCGACTTCGTCGGCAAGACCGGTACCGCCGACGTTGTGAGTGGCCGCAAGAAGGGCGACCACAATCGCAATACGATTCCGAATGCATGGTTCGTCGGCATGACGCCCCGCCGCAACCCGGACATCGTCGTCGCTGTGCTGTGGGAGCATGGTTACTGGGGCAACAACTCGGCGAAGCTCGCCGCGCAGGTCATCACCGCGTTCGTGAACAAGCAGCGCGAGAAGGCGGGCAATCTCGTAAAGGTTGCCGCCGTGAAGCCGCAGGTCGGGCTCGGCGATGCTGCTCCCGCCGCAGACGCGAACTCCGCGACGACCACGCCGGCCGATCCCGATGCCGCGCATTCGCCTGCGAAGAAGGACAACGAGTAA
- the mreD gene encoding rod shape-determining protein MreD, translated as MAEHSYTSRQELDQYYFHPVVTVLAPLVLLLLQTVLPKAFPRVAIFDLPLIAVIFFSVARRSPISGAFTGMFIGLFQDGLTSHPFGVWGIAKSVVGYLAASVGFAVDMDNIVNRSVLTFVASLIQSAITFLIERFLLGDLTVRFLPAYGWPLHELIRAAVNTAIAIPLFFLLDRFKQRE; from the coding sequence ATGGCCGAACATAGTTACACCTCGCGGCAGGAGCTCGACCAGTATTACTTCCACCCGGTCGTCACGGTGCTGGCGCCGCTCGTGCTGCTGCTGTTGCAGACCGTGCTGCCCAAGGCGTTTCCGCGCGTGGCGATCTTCGACCTGCCGCTGATCGCCGTGATCTTCTTCTCCGTGGCGCGCCGCTCGCCGATCTCGGGCGCGTTCACCGGTATGTTCATCGGCCTCTTCCAGGATGGCCTCACCAGCCATCCGTTCGGGGTGTGGGGCATCGCGAAGTCGGTCGTGGGCTATCTCGCTGCAAGCGTGGGCTTCGCGGTGGACATGGACAACATCGTCAACCGCTCGGTGCTTACCTTTGTTGCCAGCCTCATCCAGTCGGCGATCACATTCCTGATCGAGCGCTTCCTGCTCGGCGACCTCACCGTGCGTTTTCTGCCTGCCTACGGCTGGCCGCTGCATGAGTTGATCCGCGCCGCGGTGAACACGGCGATTGCGATCCCGCTCTTCTTTCTGCTCGACCGGTTCAAGCAGCGAGAGTAG
- the mreC gene encoding rod shape-determining protein MreC, whose product MDSFFTRFRNPLTLMALVLLQVFALAVQVQKPAPDGLGQRDGRKVTLLRRWTLAVVTPFERGVYASSSGVRHAWSNYIDLRHTRDQNRALQQELARLRTEEAEFAEDAREGRRLAALLQFKQTYISSTVLAQVIGTSGYDRSRLLTLNKGSEDGLKSDMAVMTPDGVVGKLREVSAHTSQLLLLSDPSAGAGVILASTRIRGILRGTSNGSVQIVNLTEDSRIKPGEQVLTSGGDGVFPRGLPVGVIQSIAPDPTHQPYMAITIKTNANLSRLEEVLVITGTQQGVTPELAADAAQAEALADANKRAADMVAEKLPSIHDEKAPEDPNKPADPTNAAAPTAVIPRPKPVVHPDRYSPNSSAPASEMQPGAPAPKSDTDSKAGDH is encoded by the coding sequence ATGGACTCATTTTTCACCCGCTTCCGAAATCCGCTGACCCTGATGGCTCTCGTGCTGTTGCAGGTATTTGCGCTTGCTGTGCAGGTGCAGAAGCCCGCGCCCGATGGCCTTGGCCAGCGCGACGGACGCAAGGTGACACTACTGCGGCGATGGACGCTCGCGGTGGTAACGCCGTTCGAGCGTGGCGTCTACGCCTCCAGCAGCGGCGTGCGTCATGCATGGTCGAACTACATCGACCTGCGCCACACGCGCGATCAGAACCGCGCGCTGCAGCAGGAACTCGCCCGTTTGCGCACCGAAGAAGCTGAGTTTGCCGAGGACGCGCGCGAGGGCCGCCGCCTGGCCGCTCTGCTGCAGTTCAAGCAGACCTACATCTCGTCCACGGTGCTCGCGCAGGTAATCGGCACCAGCGGTTACGACCGCTCGCGGCTGCTGACGTTGAACAAGGGCTCCGAAGACGGGCTGAAGTCCGACATGGCCGTGATGACGCCGGATGGCGTCGTCGGCAAGCTGCGCGAGGTTTCGGCGCACACCTCACAGCTTCTGCTGCTCAGCGATCCGAGCGCGGGTGCGGGCGTGATCCTTGCCTCGACGCGCATTCGCGGCATCCTGCGCGGAACATCGAACGGTAGCGTGCAGATCGTCAACCTTACCGAAGACTCGCGCATCAAGCCGGGCGAGCAGGTGCTCACCTCTGGTGGCGACGGTGTCTTCCCGCGCGGCCTGCCGGTGGGCGTTATTCAGTCCATCGCGCCGGATCCTACGCACCAGCCGTACATGGCGATCACCATCAAGACGAACGCAAACCTCTCGCGGCTCGAAGAAGTGCTCGTCATCACCGGCACACAGCAGGGCGTGACGCCGGAGCTCGCGGCCGACGCCGCGCAGGCCGAAGCGCTCGCCGATGCGAACAAGCGCGCGGCGGATATGGTCGCTGAGAAGCTGCCGTCGATCCATGATGAGAAGGCCCCGGAAGATCCGAACAAGCCTGCGGACCCGACGAACGCCGCTGCGCCTACGGCGGTCATCCCACGGCCGAAGCCGGTAGTGCATCCGGACCGCTACTCGCCGAACTCGTCGGCCCCCGCCAGCGAGATGCAGCCCGGCGCTCCGGCGCCGAAGTCGGACACCGATTCGAAGGCGGGTGACCACTAA
- the recG gene encoding ATP-dependent DNA helicase RecG: MTPTQASSAARTAILNRVALEFSTPVKFLKRVGERVAAGLAERGVHTVEDLLYHLPFRYEDRLHPKPLSSYRAGDMASLIGEVRATSMVRTRNAPIFELTVALTPPKADSEAAMAGLLAAPPAILESVKCLWFHGKYLQDKFRIGQQIALYGKLEPSRSGSAPHAAPGAIKYKMVQPTFEILPDANVTGDDAEFTMLEMGRIVPVYESLGGKTPWGAKLTSRWLRRVVWAVFKDLAETNTEADETLPRALIERLGLPSRMEALRTLHFPPAGTDIAELQAARTAAHRRLIFEELWYLELGLELKRKRLRERSGTAFHTDEKVREALKQVLPFKPTKAQKRVLGEIVADMRTPQPMRRLLQGDVGSGKTIVALEAALVAIENGYQVAMMAPTEILATQHFLAARKLLADAKSPSTGKPYRVTLLTGSLDTRSKKEARGRIFRGEADLAIGTHALVEEKVEFANLGLVVVDEQHRFGVQQRFRLMRKPGADGHASEPDVLVMTATPIPRTLALTMYGDLEASVLDELPPGRTPITTRRLDGKRAAEAWEFVRKQVEQGRQAYIVYPVIEGERDDQAELDFAQDELALPEEEAKPKKKPAKQAKLIATEDKPAKRTSKPKLRSATEAFDELSNGPLSGMKLGLLHGRMSADDKEVTMARFKRGELDVLVSTTVIEVGVDVPNSTIMVIEHAERFGLAQLHQLRGRVGRGAAKSYCVLLTGPKITPEAEQRLDAMVRTQNGFELAEFDLALRGPGEFFGTRQAGLPEFRVANIVRDRDLLELAKLEATRFIEAQDAKITREDKEAVWARLKQQWQRRYGLVEA; this comes from the coding sequence ATGACTCCAACACAAGCCTCATCCGCAGCCCGCACTGCTATCCTCAACCGCGTGGCCCTCGAGTTCTCCACGCCGGTAAAGTTCCTGAAGCGCGTGGGCGAACGTGTGGCTGCGGGGCTCGCCGAGCGCGGCGTGCACACCGTCGAGGACCTGCTCTACCACCTGCCCTTTCGCTATGAAGACCGCCTGCACCCCAAGCCGCTTTCGAGCTATCGAGCGGGAGACATGGCCTCGCTCATCGGCGAGGTGCGCGCCACCAGCATGGTCCGCACACGCAACGCGCCCATCTTCGAGCTGACCGTCGCACTGACGCCGCCGAAGGCTGACTCCGAAGCCGCTATGGCGGGCCTGCTGGCCGCGCCGCCGGCGATTCTCGAAAGCGTGAAGTGCCTCTGGTTCCACGGCAAATATCTGCAAGACAAGTTCCGCATCGGCCAGCAAATCGCGCTTTACGGCAAGCTGGAGCCATCGCGCTCCGGCTCCGCGCCCCACGCCGCGCCGGGCGCCATCAAGTACAAGATGGTGCAGCCAACCTTTGAGATCCTGCCCGACGCGAATGTGACTGGCGACGACGCTGAGTTCACGATGCTCGAGATGGGCCGCATCGTGCCGGTGTATGAGTCGCTCGGCGGCAAGACGCCGTGGGGAGCGAAGCTTACCTCCCGCTGGCTGCGCCGCGTGGTGTGGGCCGTCTTCAAAGACCTCGCCGAGACCAACACTGAAGCCGATGAAACGCTGCCCCGCGCGCTGATCGAGCGCCTCGGCCTGCCCTCGCGCATGGAAGCGCTGCGCACGCTGCACTTCCCGCCCGCAGGCACAGACATCGCCGAGCTGCAGGCCGCGCGCACGGCGGCGCATCGCCGACTCATCTTCGAGGAGCTCTGGTACCTCGAGCTTGGCCTTGAACTCAAACGCAAACGCCTACGCGAGCGCTCGGGCACGGCCTTTCACACCGACGAGAAGGTGCGCGAGGCGTTGAAGCAGGTACTTCCCTTCAAGCCGACGAAGGCGCAGAAGCGCGTGCTCGGCGAGATCGTCGCAGACATGCGCACTCCACAGCCGATGCGCCGTTTGCTGCAGGGCGATGTCGGCTCGGGCAAAACGATCGTCGCACTCGAAGCCGCGCTCGTCGCCATTGAGAACGGCTATCAGGTCGCCATGATGGCGCCCACAGAAATCCTCGCGACACAACACTTCCTTGCCGCGCGCAAGCTGCTCGCCGACGCCAAATCTCCCAGCACCGGCAAGCCGTATCGCGTCACGCTGCTCACCGGCTCACTCGATACACGCAGCAAGAAGGAAGCGCGTGGCCGCATCTTCCGCGGCGAAGCGGACCTCGCCATCGGCACACACGCGCTCGTCGAAGAGAAGGTGGAGTTTGCGAACCTCGGCCTCGTCGTCGTCGACGAACAACATCGTTTTGGCGTGCAGCAGCGCTTCCGCCTGATGCGCAAGCCCGGTGCGGACGGTCACGCGAGCGAGCCCGACGTGCTCGTGATGACCGCGACGCCGATCCCGCGCACGCTGGCGCTCACGATGTACGGTGACCTTGAAGCCAGCGTGCTCGACGAGCTGCCGCCGGGACGTACGCCCATCACCACGCGACGCCTCGACGGCAAGCGCGCCGCAGAAGCATGGGAGTTCGTACGCAAGCAGGTGGAGCAAGGGCGGCAGGCGTACATCGTCTATCCCGTTATCGAAGGCGAGCGCGACGATCAAGCGGAACTTGACTTCGCTCAGGATGAACTCGCGCTGCCCGAAGAAGAAGCCAAGCCGAAGAAGAAGCCCGCCAAGCAAGCCAAGCTCATCGCGACAGAAGACAAGCCGGCTAAGCGGACGAGCAAACCCAAGCTGCGCTCGGCAACAGAAGCCTTTGACGAGTTGAGCAACGGCCCGCTATCAGGCATGAAGCTCGGTCTGCTGCATGGACGCATGTCCGCGGACGACAAGGAAGTGACGATGGCGCGCTTCAAGCGCGGCGAGCTCGACGTGCTCGTCTCCACCACGGTCATTGAAGTCGGTGTCGATGTGCCGAACTCCACCATCATGGTCATCGAGCACGCCGAGCGCTTCGGCCTTGCGCAGCTTCATCAGCTGCGCGGACGCGTTGGCCGTGGCGCCGCGAAGAGCTACTGTGTGCTGCTCACCGGACCGAAGATCACACCCGAGGCCGAGCAACGACTCGACGCCATGGTGCGCACGCAGAACGGCTTTGAGCTTGCCGAGTTCGACCTCGCGCTGCGCGGGCCCGGCGAGTTCTTCGGCACGCGCCAGGCAGGTTTGCCGGAGTTTCGCGTGGCAAACATCGTGCGCGACCGCGACTTGCTCGAGCTTGCCAAGCTCGAGGCGACGCGCTTCATCGAAGCGCAGGACGCAAAGATTACGCGCGAAGACAAAGAGGCCGTATGGGCGCGCCTGAAACAACAGTGGCAACGCCGATACGGCCTGGTTGAAGCTTGA
- a CDS encoding metallophosphoesterase family protein: MRSVAEPQKNVEPQQPDALHDARPALEDSHRFHFAVVSDTHIIDTFYKPGSENGVEDNTTILQANDHLITARTALNKLRFADGSRIEQVFVPGDVFHNYPSTDYDFYFKNETRLDIANKLLSGFDAPVHVGWGNHDYDIGHISREMSHRLFEAKFKTKPYWSMEHKGFRFIMLNNFLGVTCDPTSPSYHRDYGSLGEEQLQWLEAQLAERRPSVIFIHYPLWSVAPVEMKDFGLHPLLRRYRGDIQIVIAGHWHKWIDFAHTYGPQHTVVGSTRYDEHSYMVFEADAREGEIRWLDQSRVRWSTHYADPLPLG, encoded by the coding sequence ATGCGTTCCGTCGCAGAGCCACAGAAGAACGTAGAACCGCAGCAGCCCGATGCACTCCATGATGCGCGTCCCGCGTTGGAGGATTCGCATCGCTTTCATTTTGCGGTGGTCTCGGACACGCACATCATCGACACGTTCTACAAGCCTGGCTCAGAGAACGGTGTCGAAGACAACACAACGATTCTTCAGGCGAACGATCATCTCATCACCGCGCGGACCGCGCTCAACAAGCTGCGCTTCGCCGACGGCAGCCGCATCGAACAGGTCTTCGTACCCGGCGATGTGTTTCACAACTACCCCTCCACCGACTACGACTTTTACTTCAAGAACGAGACGCGGTTGGACATTGCGAACAAGCTGCTGAGCGGCTTCGATGCACCGGTGCATGTGGGTTGGGGCAATCACGATTACGACATCGGACACATCTCGCGCGAGATGTCGCATCGTTTGTTCGAGGCGAAGTTCAAGACCAAGCCGTACTGGTCGATGGAACACAAGGGCTTCCGCTTCATCATGCTCAACAACTTCCTCGGCGTGACGTGTGATCCGACCTCGCCCTCCTATCATCGCGACTACGGCTCGCTCGGCGAAGAGCAGTTGCAGTGGCTTGAAGCGCAGCTTGCAGAGCGCAGGCCATCGGTGATCTTCATTCACTATCCACTATGGAGCGTGGCGCCGGTGGAGATGAAGGACTTCGGTCTGCATCCGCTGTTGCGTCGCTATCGTGGTGACATTCAGATCGTCATCGCGGGCCACTGGCACAAGTGGATCGACTTCGCGCACACCTATGGCCCGCAGCACACGGTCGTGGGCTCCACGCGCTATGACGAACACTCGTACATGGTCTTTGAAGCGGATGCGCGCGAAGGTGAGATTCGCTGGCTCGACCAGTCGCGTGTGCGTTGGTCGACGCACTACGCTGATCCGCTTCCGTTGGGTTAG